A single Dechloromonas denitrificans DNA region contains:
- a CDS encoding efflux RND transporter periplasmic adaptor subunit — MTEGNPFGMNKGVIAAAVVAVLAAGGGYWAGQKNAPAPHADGATSLAAETAKKAPKILFYRNPMGLPDTSPTPKKDPMGMDYIPVYEGEQDDEPASAKQIKISTEKIQKLGVRTEAATLRNLDKVVRAAGRIEPDERRTYAISPKFEGYVERLHVNVTGQPVSKGQALFEVYSPELVSAQREYAIAVQGQESLKSAESATQDSMRQLAESSLARLRNWDISEEQVKSLAKSGETRRTLTFRSPVNGIITEKKAVQGMRFMPGDALYQVADLSSVWAVADVFEQDIGWVKAGAKAKVKINAYPDKTFEGTISYVYPTLKAETRTIPVRIDLPNPNNLLKPGMFAQLELPTTAKGAVVTVPNSAVIDSGTRQIVLVQAGEGRFEPREVKLGARSDDRVEVIEGVRDGEQVVVAANFLIDAESNLKAAIGGFGHASHGGASPSDKPAAAKVGHKAEGKVEEVDAKAGTVSITHGPVASLNWPGMTMEFKPANEAIMQQLKPGAAIDFEFVERGQGEWVITSVKPAGKANPHAGH; from the coding sequence ATGACCGAAGGAAATCCCTTTGGGATGAACAAGGGAGTGATTGCCGCCGCCGTGGTGGCCGTTTTGGCCGCCGGTGGAGGCTATTGGGCTGGTCAGAAGAACGCCCCGGCCCCGCACGCCGATGGCGCCACTAGCCTTGCAGCCGAGACTGCTAAGAAGGCACCGAAGATTCTTTTCTACCGCAATCCGATGGGGCTTCCCGATACCTCGCCGACCCCGAAGAAAGACCCGATGGGCATGGACTACATCCCGGTCTACGAAGGCGAGCAGGATGACGAGCCGGCCTCCGCCAAGCAAATCAAAATCAGTACCGAGAAAATTCAGAAGCTCGGTGTGCGCACCGAAGCCGCCACCCTGCGCAATCTGGACAAGGTGGTCCGTGCCGCCGGCCGCATCGAACCGGATGAGCGCCGTACCTACGCCATCTCTCCAAAATTTGAAGGCTATGTCGAGCGCCTGCACGTCAATGTCACCGGCCAACCGGTCAGCAAGGGCCAGGCGCTGTTCGAGGTGTACAGCCCGGAGCTGGTTTCGGCCCAGCGTGAATACGCCATCGCTGTCCAGGGGCAAGAGAGCCTGAAGAGCGCAGAAAGCGCCACGCAGGACAGCATGCGCCAACTGGCCGAGTCCAGCCTGGCCCGCCTGCGCAACTGGGACATCTCTGAAGAGCAGGTGAAGTCGCTGGCCAAGTCGGGTGAAACCCGGCGCACGCTGACTTTCCGTTCGCCGGTCAACGGCATCATCACCGAGAAGAAGGCTGTCCAGGGCATGCGCTTCATGCCGGGCGACGCCCTGTATCAAGTCGCCGACCTGTCCTCCGTCTGGGCGGTTGCCGACGTCTTCGAACAGGACATCGGCTGGGTGAAGGCCGGTGCCAAGGCAAAAGTGAAAATCAATGCCTATCCCGACAAGACCTTCGAAGGGACCATCAGTTACGTCTATCCGACCCTGAAGGCGGAGACCCGGACCATCCCGGTTCGCATCGACCTGCCGAATCCGAACAATCTGCTGAAGCCAGGCATGTTTGCCCAACTCGAATTGCCCACTACCGCCAAGGGTGCGGTGGTCACCGTACCGAACTCGGCAGTAATCGATAGCGGAACGCGCCAAATCGTTCTGGTCCAGGCCGGGGAGGGGCGATTCGAACCCCGCGAGGTCAAGCTCGGCGCGCGGAGTGACGACCGGGTAGAAGTCATTGAGGGGGTCCGCGACGGCGAGCAGGTAGTCGTTGCCGCCAATTTCCTGATTGACGCCGAGAGCAACCTGAAGGCGGCTATCGGTGGCTTTGGCCACGCCAGCCACGGTGGCGCCTCGCCTTCCGATAAACCGGCGGCGGCCAAGGTCGGCCACAAGGCCGAAGGCAAAGTCGAAGAGGTCGATGCCAAGGCGGGTACGGTCAGCATTACCCACGGGCCTGTTGCCAGTTTGAATTGGCCAGGAATGACCATGGAGTTCAAACCCGCCAACGAAGCCATCATGCAGCAGTTGAAACCGGGGGCGGCGATTGACTTCGAGTTTGTCGAGCGCGGCCAGGGCGAATGGGTCATCACCTCCGTCAAGCCTGCTGGCAAAGCCAACCCGCACGCCGGTCACTGA
- a CDS encoding ArsR/SmtB family transcription factor, with translation MSRIFVALGDEHRQRMLLLFEPGERLNVGQIAEVSTLARSTVSHHLKILHESGVLASEKVGKEVWFWINRDALAKTLGNVLDYLKENT, from the coding sequence ATGTCCCGCATCTTCGTGGCTTTGGGTGATGAGCACCGGCAACGCATGTTGCTGCTGTTCGAGCCGGGCGAACGCTTGAATGTCGGGCAGATCGCCGAGGTTTCAACGCTTGCCCGGTCGACCGTTTCCCACCATCTGAAGATCCTGCACGAATCCGGCGTGCTGGCTTCGGAGAAGGTCGGCAAGGAAGTCTGGTTCTGGATCAACCGCGATGCCCTGGCAAAGACGCTGGGCAACGTCCTCGATTACCTGAAGGAAAATACCTGA
- a CDS encoding copper-binding protein, with protein sequence MKQLIASFAFYAALVPAVAMAADHDMHAGHGAMHSDATQAALVDGLVKKVDKAGGKLTVSHDALPNGMPAMTMAFKVKDASWLDKVKAGQKIRFASDNVNGAMTIVRLELPK encoded by the coding sequence ATGAAACAGTTGATTGCCTCCTTTGCTTTTTACGCCGCCCTGGTGCCTGCCGTGGCAATGGCTGCTGACCATGACATGCATGCCGGTCACGGGGCCATGCATTCCGATGCCACCCAAGCTGCACTGGTTGATGGTCTGGTAAAGAAGGTCGACAAGGCTGGCGGCAAGCTGACCGTCTCCCATGACGCCTTGCCCAACGGCATGCCGGCCATGACCATGGCCTTCAAGGTCAAGGACGCTTCCTGGCTCGACAAAGTGAAGGCCGGCCAGAAAATCCGCTTTGCCTCGGACAACGTCAATGGTGCGATGACCATCGTGCGCCTGGAATTGCCAAAGTAA
- the aas gene encoding bifunctional acyl-ACP--phospholipid O-acyltransferase/long-chain-fatty-acid--ACP ligase: MRKLLRPLLRGLARLLFRVDIQLRQADFSQPRLLVVANHESFLDGLLIGLFLPIDPVFVVHTGIANNFWFRILLSQVDYLAVDPTSPMAMKKVIRLIESGRPVVIFPEGRITQTGSLMKVYDGPAFVAAKTGATVIPVRLDGAARSYFSRLSGKYPKELFPKIRLTVLPERHFPMPEAPTAKLRRRKSGEAMRRLMQEMIFASRPQQTLYTALCDAAEIFGGRRRLLEDVKQIEYSYNDLLKMALILGRQIERVSAPDERIGLLLPNLAATLGLIFGLSARRRVPAMLNYTAGGEAMQSACVAAEIRTIVTSRAFVEQAKLSEKLAGLRGVRLLYLEDIRARISFADKLWLVAWAIHWPRGFELPTSPEDAAVVLFTSGSEGQPKGVVLPHRAILANIAQIRAVIDFSVDDKVLNALPIFHSFGLTAGALLPVLTGASLFLYPSPLHYRIIPELAYDRSCTVLFGTSTFLGNYAKFAHPYDFYRLRYVVAGAEKLSEAVRGLWFEKFGVRIFEGYGATETAPVLAVNTPMAYKTGTVGNLLPGIEHRLQAVPGIANGGLLHVRGPNVMAGYLKADRPGVLQPPVSEVGDGWYETGDIVECDDEGFIKIVGRVKRFAKIAGEMVSLEVVEKLATATSPALAHAASSQPDAGKGEALVLFTTDGALSRELLAAKARDLGMPELAVPRKIQRVDALPLLGTGKIDYVTLKRLAEVA, encoded by the coding sequence ATGCGCAAGCTGTTGCGGCCGCTGTTGCGCGGCCTGGCCCGTCTGTTGTTTCGTGTCGATATCCAGTTGCGCCAGGCCGATTTTTCCCAGCCGCGCCTACTGGTCGTCGCCAATCACGAATCCTTTCTCGACGGTTTGCTGATTGGCCTTTTCCTGCCGATCGATCCGGTGTTCGTCGTCCATACCGGGATCGCCAACAATTTCTGGTTCCGTATCCTGCTTTCACAGGTCGACTATCTGGCGGTCGATCCGACCAGTCCGATGGCGATGAAGAAGGTGATCCGCCTGATCGAATCCGGTCGGCCGGTGGTCATTTTCCCGGAAGGGCGGATTACCCAGACCGGCAGCCTGATGAAGGTTTACGACGGTCCGGCCTTTGTTGCCGCCAAGACCGGTGCGACGGTGATTCCGGTGCGCCTGGACGGTGCGGCACGCAGTTATTTTTCGCGTCTCTCCGGCAAATATCCGAAAGAGCTGTTTCCGAAAATTCGCCTGACGGTGTTGCCGGAACGCCACTTTCCGATGCCCGAAGCGCCGACCGCCAAGCTGCGCCGGCGCAAGTCAGGCGAGGCGATGCGTCGCTTGATGCAGGAAATGATCTTCGCGTCGCGGCCGCAGCAGACGCTGTACACCGCGCTGTGCGACGCCGCCGAGATTTTCGGTGGTCGGCGGCGCCTGCTCGAAGACGTCAAGCAGATCGAGTATTCCTATAACGACTTGCTGAAAATGGCGCTGATCCTCGGTCGCCAGATCGAGCGGGTGAGCGCGCCCGACGAACGGATCGGCTTGCTGCTGCCGAATCTCGCGGCGACGCTCGGCCTGATCTTCGGTCTGAGTGCGCGGCGGCGCGTCCCGGCCATGCTCAACTATACGGCCGGGGGCGAGGCCATGCAGTCGGCTTGTGTCGCCGCCGAAATTCGCACCATCGTGACGTCGCGCGCCTTCGTCGAGCAGGCCAAGCTGAGCGAAAAGCTGGCCGGGCTGCGCGGCGTGCGACTGCTCTATCTCGAAGACATTCGCGCTCGGATCAGTTTCGCCGACAAGTTGTGGCTGGTCGCCTGGGCCATCCACTGGCCGCGGGGCTTCGAACTGCCGACCTCGCCGGAGGACGCGGCCGTGGTGCTGTTCACGTCCGGCTCCGAGGGGCAGCCGAAAGGCGTGGTCCTGCCGCACCGCGCCATCCTCGCCAACATCGCGCAGATCCGCGCGGTGATCGACTTCTCGGTGGATGACAAGGTACTCAACGCGCTGCCCATCTTTCATTCCTTCGGCCTGACCGCCGGCGCGCTGTTACCGGTGCTGACCGGGGCCAGCCTGTTCCTCTACCCGTCGCCGTTGCACTACCGGATCATCCCGGAACTGGCTTACGACCGCAGTTGCACGGTCCTCTTCGGCACCTCGACCTTCCTTGGCAACTACGCCAAATTCGCTCACCCCTACGATTTCTACCGACTGCGTTACGTCGTGGCCGGTGCCGAAAAACTCTCCGAGGCGGTGCGCGGGCTATGGTTCGAGAAATTCGGCGTGCGCATCTTCGAAGGCTACGGAGCGACCGAAACGGCGCCGGTCCTCGCGGTCAACACGCCGATGGCCTACAAGACCGGCACCGTCGGCAACCTGCTGCCGGGCATCGAACATCGCCTGCAAGCAGTGCCCGGCATCGCCAACGGCGGCCTGTTGCACGTCCGGGGGCCGAACGTGATGGCCGGTTACCTCAAGGCTGATCGACCCGGCGTGTTGCAGCCGCCGGTGTCGGAGGTCGGTGACGGCTGGTACGAGACGGGCGATATCGTCGAGTGCGATGACGAGGGCTTTATCAAAATCGTCGGCCGGGTCAAACGCTTCGCCAAGATTGCCGGCGAAATGGTCAGCCTGGAAGTCGTCGAAAAACTGGCGACCGCCACCTCGCCCGCCCTGGCCCATGCCGCTTCGAGTCAGCCGGACGCCGGCAAGGGCGAGGCGCTGGTGCTGTTCACCACCGATGGCGCCTTGTCTCGCGAGCTGCTGGCCGCCAAGGCGCGTGACCTCGGCATGCCCGAACTGGCAGTGCCGCGCAAGATCCAGCGGGTCGACGCCTTGCCGCTGCTCGGTACCGGCAAGATCGATTACGTCACCTTGAAACGTCTGGCCGAGGTGGCCTGA
- a CDS encoding efflux RND transporter permease subunit, translated as MLAKIIEWSGRNRFLVLLSTLFIIVAGVVAVMRTPLDALPDLSDVQVIVYTEYPGQAPQVVEDQVTYPLTTSMLSVPKSKVVRGFSFFGASFVYIIFEDGTDIYWARSRVLEYLNFAAGRMPKGVTPQIGPDATGVGWVYQYVVLAKDKTLAELRTLQDWYVRYQLTKAHGVAEVASIGGFVQTYQVTVDPVKLRAYGVPLAKVSQAIRDSNRDVGGRVIEMAETEYMVRGKGYLRGIGDIENLVVKADKGTPVLVRDIARVELAPDERRGLTELNGEGEVVSGIAMARYGQNALEVIHNLKEKIGEISAGLPEGVSIETVYDRSELIHRAIDTLKRTLAEESIIVALVCVVFLLHLRSALVAILMLPVGVLMAFIAMRLLGMNSNLMSLGGIAIAIGAMIDAAIVMIENAHKHIERLPENHTHAERTDAMIAACKEVGPALFFSLLIITVSFLPVFTLEDQEGRLFSPLAYTKTFSMAGAALLSVTLVPVLMMLFIRGKIMPEGKNPVNRFLIWGYRPIIAWVMRWKKTTIVAAIVALVVSIYPASRLGSEFMPTLNEGTLFYMPASLPGMSITKAAELLQTQNKIIKSFPEVASVYGKAGRANTATDPAPTEMFETVINLKPESEWRPGLTTDKLIAEMDKALQFPGVSNAWTMPIKARIDMLSTGIRTPIGIKVFGKDLNEMERLAREIETVVKEVPGTTSAFAERITGGYYLNIEPDRTQLARYGLAVGDVQEVIGQALGGEMVTTTVEGRERFGVSVRYPRELRSDPQQIAQQVLVPTMDGAMIPLGQLAKIEVAKGTPGIRTENALLSAYIFVDIRERDIGGYVADAKKAVAEKVKFPPGYYATWSGQFESMERAIEKMKIVVPVTLLIIFLLLYLNFRRLTETIIVMLSVPFALVGGVWLMWLLGYNLSVAVAVGFIALAGVAAETGVVMLIYLDHAWEALKAKRQAEGKAPSVGDLYEAIMEGAVERVRPKMMTVVAIMAGLLPIMWGTGTGSEVMSRIAAPMVGGMISSTVLTLAVIPAIYALVKQWRLTRGQEN; from the coding sequence ATGTTGGCCAAAATCATTGAATGGTCAGGACGCAATCGCTTCCTGGTCCTGCTCTCCACCTTGTTCATCATCGTGGCCGGCGTTGTCGCGGTCATGCGAACGCCGCTCGATGCACTGCCTGACCTCTCCGACGTCCAGGTCATCGTCTATACCGAATACCCCGGCCAGGCCCCCCAGGTCGTCGAAGACCAGGTGACCTACCCGCTGACGACCTCGATGTTGTCGGTACCCAAATCCAAGGTCGTCCGCGGCTTCTCGTTCTTCGGTGCGTCCTTCGTCTACATCATCTTCGAGGACGGCACGGACATCTACTGGGCGCGCTCGCGGGTTCTTGAGTACCTCAACTTTGCTGCCGGCCGGATGCCCAAGGGCGTTACGCCGCAAATTGGTCCGGATGCGACGGGCGTCGGCTGGGTCTATCAATACGTCGTCCTGGCCAAGGACAAGACGCTGGCCGAACTGCGCACACTGCAAGACTGGTATGTGCGTTATCAGCTGACCAAAGCGCATGGTGTCGCCGAAGTGGCCTCGATTGGCGGCTTCGTCCAGACCTACCAGGTCACCGTCGACCCCGTGAAGCTGCGTGCCTACGGCGTTCCGCTCGCCAAGGTCTCGCAGGCAATCCGCGACTCCAACCGGGACGTCGGTGGCCGCGTTATCGAGATGGCCGAGACCGAGTACATGGTGCGTGGCAAGGGGTACCTGCGCGGCATAGGCGACATCGAGAACCTCGTCGTCAAGGCCGACAAGGGCACGCCGGTGCTGGTACGGGATATCGCCCGCGTCGAACTGGCACCCGATGAACGCCGTGGCCTGACCGAACTCAACGGCGAGGGCGAAGTGGTCTCGGGCATTGCCATGGCCCGCTATGGCCAGAACGCGTTGGAGGTCATCCACAACCTCAAGGAGAAAATCGGCGAAATCTCGGCCGGCCTCCCTGAAGGGGTGAGCATCGAGACGGTCTATGACCGGTCCGAGCTGATTCACCGGGCCATCGATACCCTGAAGCGAACGCTGGCCGAGGAAAGCATCATCGTGGCTTTGGTTTGCGTCGTGTTCCTGCTCCACCTGCGTAGTGCGCTGGTCGCCATCCTGATGCTGCCGGTCGGTGTCCTGATGGCCTTCATCGCCATGCGCCTGCTGGGGATGAACTCGAACCTGATGAGCCTGGGCGGCATCGCCATCGCCATCGGCGCGATGATTGATGCGGCCATTGTGATGATAGAGAACGCCCACAAGCATATCGAGCGCTTGCCTGAGAACCACACGCACGCCGAGCGGACGGACGCGATGATTGCCGCCTGCAAGGAAGTCGGTCCGGCGCTGTTCTTCTCACTGCTCATCATCACCGTTTCCTTCCTGCCGGTATTCACGCTGGAGGACCAGGAGGGCCGTCTGTTCTCGCCGCTGGCCTACACCAAGACCTTCTCGATGGCCGGCGCAGCCTTGCTCTCCGTGACGCTGGTGCCGGTCCTGATGATGCTGTTCATTCGCGGCAAAATCATGCCCGAGGGCAAGAACCCGGTGAATCGCTTCCTCATTTGGGGCTACCGGCCCATCATCGCCTGGGTCATGCGCTGGAAGAAGACCACCATCGTGGCCGCCATCGTTGCGCTCGTCGTCTCCATCTATCCGGCCAGCAGGCTGGGCTCGGAGTTCATGCCGACCTTGAACGAAGGCACCTTGTTCTACATGCCGGCCTCGCTGCCCGGGATGTCGATTACCAAGGCGGCCGAACTGCTGCAGACGCAGAACAAAATCATCAAGAGCTTCCCGGAAGTCGCCTCGGTATATGGCAAGGCGGGCCGGGCTAATACGGCCACCGACCCCGCCCCGACCGAGATGTTCGAGACCGTCATCAACCTCAAGCCGGAGTCCGAGTGGCGCCCGGGATTGACGACCGACAAGCTCATTGCCGAGATGGACAAGGCGCTGCAGTTCCCTGGGGTGTCCAACGCCTGGACGATGCCGATCAAGGCCCGTATCGACATGCTTTCCACGGGCATCCGGACCCCGATCGGCATCAAGGTGTTTGGCAAGGATCTCAACGAGATGGAGCGCCTGGCCCGGGAAATCGAGACCGTCGTCAAGGAAGTGCCGGGAACCACGTCAGCTTTCGCCGAGCGGATTACCGGGGGCTATTACCTGAACATCGAACCGGACCGCACCCAGCTGGCCCGCTACGGCCTGGCGGTTGGCGACGTTCAGGAGGTCATCGGGCAAGCGCTGGGCGGCGAAATGGTGACCACGACCGTCGAGGGCCGCGAGCGTTTCGGGGTGAGCGTGCGTTACCCGCGCGAACTCCGCTCCGACCCGCAGCAGATTGCCCAGCAGGTACTGGTGCCGACCATGGACGGCGCAATGATTCCGCTGGGGCAGTTGGCGAAGATTGAAGTGGCCAAGGGGACGCCGGGCATCCGAACCGAAAATGCGCTGCTCTCCGCCTACATCTTTGTCGACATCCGGGAACGTGATATCGGCGGTTACGTGGCCGACGCCAAGAAGGCGGTCGCCGAAAAGGTCAAGTTCCCGCCGGGCTACTACGCGACCTGGAGCGGCCAGTTCGAGTCGATGGAACGCGCCATCGAGAAGATGAAGATTGTCGTGCCGGTCACGCTGCTCATCATCTTTCTGCTGCTCTACCTCAACTTCCGGCGCCTGACCGAGACCATCATTGTCATGCTGTCCGTACCGTTCGCCTTGGTGGGTGGTGTCTGGCTGATGTGGCTGCTCGGCTACAACCTCTCGGTTGCCGTCGCCGTCGGTTTCATCGCGCTGGCCGGTGTGGCCGCCGAGACGGGCGTCGTGATGCTGATTTACCTCGACCATGCCTGGGAAGCGCTCAAGGCAAAGCGCCAGGCAGAAGGGAAGGCACCCAGCGTGGGCGACCTCTACGAAGCCATCATGGAAGGTGCCGTAGAACGGGTTCGTCCCAAGATGATGACCGTGGTCGCCATCATGGCCGGCCTGCTGCCCATCATGTGGGGCACGGGAACGGGGTCCGAAGTCATGAGCCGGATCGCCGCGCCGATGGTCGGCGGGATGATTTCCTCCACGGTTCTGACCTTGGCGGTCATTCCGGCTATCTACGCTCTCGTAAAGCAATGGCGGCTAACTCGAGGGCAAGAGAACTAA
- a CDS encoding MFS transporter — translation MSGQFGLLKTRRFAPFFATQFLGAFNDNLFKNALIVLLTFQAASWTTLPPELLANLAAGIFILPFFLFSATAGQLADKYDKAMLARLVKVLEMAIMGIAAAGFALHSLAVLMGALFLLGLHSTLFGPVKYAILPQHLHEEELVGGNALIEAGTFVAILIGTLAGGLLAGSVAHPAWIALGGLLVALAGYLTSRGIPGAPAPAPELRINLNPISETWRNINFARQNRVVFLSILGISWFWLYGALFLAQFPAYAKNVLGGGENAVTLLLATFTVGIGLGSLLCERMSGKHVEIGLVPFGSIGLTLFGLDLYFASPVGLVGHGAHQLLALLSLPAIWRVLFDLMMLGVFGGFFIVPLYALVQIRSAPEQRARIIAANNILNALFMVVGALSAAALLGGGLSIPTLFGIAALLNALVAVYIYRLVPEFLIRFMAWLLIKAAYRLRSTGVEHIPHEGAAVLVCNHVSLVDAVVIMGAAPRPVRFVMDHRIFRTPLLSYIFRHGRAIPIASAKDDPVLMEKAFAEVSAALSDGELVAIFPEGHITRDGELQPFRPGISRILAANPVPVIPMALSGLWGSFFSQIDGALMKKPFRRGMFSRIALHVAPPVPPEAATPAHLQAIVGRLRGATK, via the coding sequence ATGAGCGGTCAATTCGGACTCCTGAAAACCCGGCGTTTCGCGCCGTTCTTCGCCACCCAGTTTCTCGGCGCCTTCAACGACAACCTGTTCAAGAACGCGCTGATCGTGCTGCTGACCTTCCAGGCGGCAAGCTGGACGACGCTGCCGCCGGAGCTGCTGGCGAATCTGGCGGCCGGCATCTTCATCCTGCCGTTCTTCCTGTTCTCGGCCACCGCCGGGCAACTGGCCGACAAGTACGACAAGGCGATGCTGGCCCGCCTGGTCAAGGTGCTGGAGATGGCGATCATGGGCATCGCGGCGGCCGGCTTCGCGCTGCACAGCCTGGCGGTGCTGATGGGCGCGCTGTTCCTGCTCGGCCTGCATTCGACGCTGTTCGGGCCGGTCAAATACGCCATCCTGCCGCAACACCTGCACGAGGAGGAATTGGTCGGCGGCAATGCGCTGATCGAGGCCGGTACTTTCGTCGCCATCCTGATCGGTACGCTGGCCGGCGGCCTGCTCGCCGGTTCGGTCGCGCATCCGGCCTGGATCGCCTTGGGCGGCTTGCTCGTCGCGCTGGCCGGCTACCTGACCAGCCGGGGCATTCCCGGCGCCCCGGCCCCGGCGCCGGAACTGCGGATCAACCTGAACCCGATCAGCGAAACCTGGCGCAATATCAATTTCGCGCGCCAGAACCGCGTCGTGTTCCTCTCGATTCTCGGCATTTCGTGGTTCTGGCTGTATGGCGCGCTGTTCCTCGCCCAGTTCCCGGCCTACGCCAAGAACGTGCTGGGCGGTGGCGAGAATGCGGTGACGCTGCTGCTCGCCACCTTCACCGTCGGCATCGGCCTCGGTTCGCTGCTCTGCGAACGGATGTCGGGCAAGCACGTGGAAATCGGCCTGGTGCCGTTCGGCTCGATCGGCCTGACGTTGTTCGGCCTCGATCTCTACTTCGCCTCGCCGGTCGGTCTGGTCGGTCACGGCGCGCATCAACTGCTCGCTCTGCTCAGTCTGCCGGCGATCTGGCGCGTGCTGTTCGACCTGATGATGCTCGGCGTCTTCGGCGGCTTTTTCATCGTCCCGCTCTACGCCTTGGTCCAGATTCGCAGCGCCCCGGAACAGCGAGCCCGGATCATCGCCGCCAACAACATCCTGAATGCGCTGTTCATGGTCGTCGGCGCGCTGTCGGCCGCGGCCCTGCTCGGCGGCGGCCTGTCGATCCCGACGCTGTTCGGCATCGCGGCGCTGCTCAATGCGCTGGTCGCCGTTTACATCTACCGGCTGGTCCCGGAATTCCTGATCCGCTTCATGGCCTGGCTGCTGATCAAAGCGGCTTACCGGTTACGCAGCACCGGCGTCGAGCACATCCCGCACGAGGGGGCGGCGGTACTGGTCTGCAACCACGTCAGCCTGGTCGATGCGGTGGTCATCATGGGGGCCGCGCCGCGGCCGGTGCGCTTCGTAATGGATCACCGGATTTTCCGGACGCCGCTGCTCAGCTACATCTTCCGGCACGGCCGGGCGATCCCCATCGCCTCGGCCAAGGATGATCCGGTATTGATGGAAAAGGCCTTCGCCGAGGTGTCCGCCGCGCTGAGCGATGGCGAACTGGTCGCCATCTTCCCGGAAGGCCACATTACCCGCGACGGCGAACTGCAGCCCTTCCGCCCCGGCATCAGCCGCATCCTTGCGGCCAATCCGGTGCCGGTGATTCCGATGGCGCTGAGTGGCCTGTGGGGCAGCTTCTTCTCGCAGATCGACGGCGCGCTGATGAAGAAACCGTTCCGGCGCGGCATGTTTTCGCGCATCGCCTTGCATGTCGCTCCGCCGGTGCCGCC
- a CDS encoding TolC family protein, whose translation MRRITTSRKLLCAALAAAWCLGAQAQAPGGNVESLLALAREANPDFASMRYEADAAAERITPAGALPDPKLRTELMDITKGGSQSASLSPSRVGSTRYTLMQDIPWFGKRDLKREIAELEAEGAKGRAYGTWSEVATKIKTTYAQLYYLARNESLTKEILDLMVRLEKIAQVRYAGGLAAQQDVIRAQVEQTSMRNELIALETEHHHLMTRMNALLGRPANAPLAMPESLRPLPALAKLDYVSLEERARARNPMLSAEEHRIKAAEKSRDLAYKNRYPDLTVGVVPNQMQNEVKQWDLMFEINIPLQQSTRRAQEREAEAMVSASRAKRDATSNQLLSDLSANISELDAARRTERLTTDSLLPQAELTLKAALAGYETGKVDFATLLDAQRQIRQAKLNQIKSRAEAQVRLAEIERILGEDL comes from the coding sequence ATGAGACGAATAACGACCTCGCGCAAACTCCTGTGCGCCGCGCTCGCCGCCGCCTGGTGCCTGGGCGCCCAGGCCCAGGCACCAGGCGGCAATGTTGAAAGCCTGCTTGCGCTGGCGCGGGAAGCCAATCCCGACTTTGCCAGCATGCGCTATGAAGCGGATGCGGCGGCTGAACGCATCACGCCCGCCGGCGCGCTGCCTGACCCCAAGCTGCGCACCGAGCTGATGGACATTACCAAGGGCGGGTCACAAAGCGCCTCCCTGTCTCCCAGCCGCGTCGGCAGCACGCGCTATACGCTGATGCAGGACATTCCCTGGTTCGGCAAACGCGACTTGAAGCGCGAGATTGCCGAACTCGAGGCGGAAGGCGCCAAGGGGCGGGCCTATGGCACCTGGAGCGAGGTCGCCACCAAGATCAAGACGACCTATGCACAGCTCTATTACCTGGCGCGCAATGAAAGTCTGACCAAGGAAATCCTCGACCTGATGGTGCGCCTGGAAAAGATTGCCCAGGTCCGCTACGCCGGCGGCCTGGCGGCCCAGCAGGACGTCATCCGGGCCCAGGTCGAGCAGACCTCGATGCGCAATGAGCTGATCGCCCTGGAGACGGAGCATCACCATTTGATGACCCGGATGAATGCCTTGCTGGGGCGTCCCGCCAATGCACCGTTGGCGATGCCCGAAAGCCTGCGGCCGTTGCCGGCGCTTGCCAAGCTCGACTACGTCTCTCTTGAGGAGCGAGCCCGCGCCCGGAACCCGATGCTGTCGGCCGAAGAGCACCGCATCAAGGCCGCCGAGAAGAGCCGCGACCTGGCCTACAAAAATCGCTACCCCGACCTCACCGTGGGCGTTGTGCCGAATCAGATGCAGAACGAAGTGAAGCAGTGGGACCTGATGTTTGAAATCAATATTCCCCTGCAGCAGTCCACCCGCCGCGCCCAGGAACGCGAGGCGGAAGCGATGGTGTCGGCGAGCCGCGCCAAGCGTGATGCAACCTCGAACCAACTGCTGTCTGACCTTTCCGCCAACATCTCCGAGCTTGATGCCGCCCGGCGAACCGAACGGCTGACGACCGACAGCCTGCTGCCTCAGGCAGAACTGACCTTGAAGGCCGCACTGGCCGGCTATGAAACCGGCAAGGTCGACTTTGCGACCCTGCTGGATGCCCAGCGCCAGATTCGCCAGGCGAAGCTCAACCAAATCAAATCGCGTGCCGAGGCCCAAGTCCGCCTTGCCGAAATCGAACGAATTCTCGGAGAAGACCTATGA